The Maniola hyperantus chromosome 12, iAphHyp1.2, whole genome shotgun sequence genome has a segment encoding these proteins:
- the Vps51 gene encoding vacuolar protein sorting-associated protein 51 homolog, with protein sequence MSESCKDNENPLDIDGSNFNSEMYLECLLKCATLRQVMDKEAEVVTQSQFLQSEMQTLVYENYNKFISATETVRKMRSDFQIMQEEMNKLSDNINNITQFSSKISDNLKESGNNVNRLCSTRQLLDKLQFVFLLPTQLNKAIEENRYVDAVHDYTHAQRVLQKYGDQPSFQSIQTECSEIICDLKKTLRERLLTPDTSASELAESVGLLRQLQESDSSLQDIFLTCAESRLEQHLKSLSAIVENVDILEWVEKCNNTLLADLGIVISCYHDIFQDSENVNLPEFADKVTTQLFHLFEDVVKKPENIGTEILIRGLDKFFRKLQAMSEIISSDTVSNKAQDVVIQCINHKAAMQYQTIQTQFKENLMRVRQSLASKGTETADLKDILNSLQIHLMQKVQASLLDLMAFLQNNLSFGLKQWCGKAVADACWTVISETLINLSDMVKNMASVQTSNNIPFELLLILAKLCLEMQENGVTTLHTHLLKLLEESAPGLKVKDKDTNNVMLNLSTAAQTALDSEVVFIGQMAAQMLRVSVLARDWLRAPEPRGPRAVCRRVVETLASADTAASQLFPTSIKPSSDSSRRTIWSRAPSSFSPINRIFSERIEVFSPAGADRAALSNGALKVALKALVECVRLRTFSRHGLQQLQVDVHFLQQRLSCMGNDERLLNALLEDALASAQIRCVDPQLMEPSIVDIICERG encoded by the coding sequence ATGTCGGAATCGTGTAAGGACAACGAAAACCCGCTCGACATCGACGGAAGCAACTTTAACTCTGAAATGTACTTAGAATGTCTTCTAAAATGCGCTACACTTCGCCAAGTTATGGACAAGGAAGCCGAAGTCGTCACCCAAAGCCAGTTTCTGCAATCTGAAATGCAAACGTTAGTATATGAAAATTATAACAAGTTTATATCGGCCACAGAGACTGTCCGTAAAATGCGTTCCGATTTCCAAATTATGCAGGAGGAGATGAATAAATTAAGCGACAATATTAACAATATTACTCAATTTAGCTCTAAGATATCCGATAATTTAAAAGAAAGTGGTAATAATGTCAATAGATTGTGTAGCACGCGACAACTACTGGATAAGTTACAATTTGTCTTTCTATTACCAACTCAATTAAATAAAGCGATTGAAGAAAACAGGTATGTCGATGCAGTTCATGATTACACTCATGCCCAAAGAGTTCTACAAAAGTATGGCGACCAACCATCTTTTCAAAGCATTCAAACGGAGTGTTCAGAAATTATTTGTGACTTAAAAAAGACACTCAGAGAAAGGCTTCTTACCCCTGACACATCGGCCTCAGAATTAGCGGAAAGCGTGGGCCTATTGAGACAATTACAGGAATCAGATTCCTCAttacaggatatatttttaACCTGCGCTGAAAGTAGACTGGAACAGCACTTGAAAAGTTTAAGTGCTATTGTAGAAAATGTGGACATATTAGAATGGGTGGAGAAATGTAATAATACATTATTGGCTGACTTAGGTATTGTTATTTCATGCTACCACGATATATTCCAAGACAGTGAAAATGTGAACCTTCCAGAATTTGCAGATAAAGTAACCACACAACTATTCCACCTCTTCGAAGATGTAGTTAAAAAGCCTGAAAATATAGGCACGGAAATATTAATCAGAGGCTTGGATAAGTTTTTCAGAAAACTGCAAGCAATGTCTGAAATTATCTCAAGTGACACAGTTTCCAATAAAGCTCAGGATGTTGTTATCCAATGTATCAATCACAAGGCTGCAATGCAGTACCAAACTATACAGACACAGTTTAAAGAAAATCTCATGAGAGTACGACAATCTCTGGCCAGCAAGGGTACCGAGACTGCTGATCTCAAAGACATTCTGAACTCCCTACAAATACATTTGATGCAGAAAGTCCAAGCTTCTTTATTAGATTTGATGGCATTTCTCCAAAACAATCTCTCATTTGGCTTGAAACAGTGGTGCGGCAAAGCAGTGGCTGATGCATGCTGGACTGTCATCTCGGAAACCTTAATAAATCTCTCTGATATGGTGAAAAACATGGCTTCTGTGCAAACATCAAACAATATACCGTTTGAACTACTCTTGATACTTGCAAAACTATGCTTGGAGATGCAAGAAAATGGAGTGACAACATTACATACACACCTATTGAAACTATTAGAGGAATCTGCACCAGGGTTAAAAGTAAAGGATAAAGACACTAACAATGTGATGCTTAACTTATCGACAGCAGCTCAAACTGCTTTGGACTCTGAAGTTGTCTTCATTGGGCAGATGGCAGCCCAGATGTTGAGAGTCTCTGTATTAGCTAGGGACTGGTTGAGGGCGCCTGAACCTCGAGGACCCAGGGCTGTGTGTCGGCGGGTGGTAGAGACGCTTGCGAGCGCAGATACGGCTGCATCACAACTCTTCCCAACAAGTATTAAACCTTCAAGTGACTCAAGCCGTAGAACTATTTGGTCTCGTGCACCATCGTCTTTTTCGCCTATAAATCGTATATTTTCGGAGAGAATCGAGGTCTTTAGCCCCGCTGGCGCAGATCGGGCCGCTTTATCAAACGGAGCATTGAAAGTAGCACTAAAAGCACTAGTAGAGTGTGTAAGACTGCGAACGTTTAGTCGCCATGGATTGCAACAGCTCCAAGTAGATGTGCATTTTCTTCAACAAAGATTATCATGTATGGGGAATGATGAAAGATTGCTGAACGCTTTGTTGGAAGATGCTTTAGCGTCGGCCCAAATACGATGTGTCGATCCACAACTTATGGAACCTAGTATTGTAGATATTATTTGTGAAAGAGGATAA
- the LOC117987165 gene encoding titin-like — MDRLNQLRGEAGDSTLDTSSPPSEAFMSANESSSKYFSLSDVDSTFSVSPSKEAPAGPADAERTLTEETGIVPRNLSPIPKTDNDTFKIGKHIEAANILSGGVNIFDDNENSYDGDELVIDDNVVLEDEKVELKLSEGAAVPSEKDVTEDTLTEGSDEVEPIPSKDTEVVLQIDGKNVDAIDIGNGLYLYRKSGEKELSAVQIIDDDQQQPSFKFLKVRENIEGNLEVYEEIQIEIPKEVSPKDGDGSSEKITNVPLKDLNKIINEPCDKIIDKINKTPPMTYHSTPNKEGIPLTKTMVDQHLHPNRHSDYIKKTIEVHTAKTKEFNENAKTQELESFVETEDSQITMVEQTVNEDVKGNDKTGTKPTENLSVTLSNETVSDGKLDEGQSQSNKKDDGTLLTDPIIDQASTEKSKLSSTSIEKANTEIAIENKSLQEIKKDDVVESSDLQSKSIMDPNTNTIADEGIKSDKISESGKDNIDNNISLIKRNNDTKNESDNIEKALDKNEKGDDKVHDLVSTHASKNSIESQIENVICNKDMKGKLQHNSVKSEAKQGPLSLTLTKKDTVESQKVSKDVVESSKVPSKDTNIKTILPKQVDAKKEIPKPKVIANPNTCNSAVPFGKWTEANRQEFLNKIKETKIPSTNSNTNQIKQTNDLNRRDVLKKFDSQRQSTASLPTKNPDFGSVPKFSSKMETAAFVNKSAAIQQPNTAKPVIAPLKTQAAPANIKIDIKKATKEEPLNSEEQIINSQELIDKTVEGIITRALKMKTTTPIHMKQQMTIHTVENPKNAMPLPGSLDYIEMKMNELHGFSFTEKPAQELSEIANHKTKQLNKFEDNINNTSKLPNLVPFKATEQQTIVKEPVRDDTSDEEIIEHEPITGDVDVSKQNLISLLSCKEKFTEPKKDVIITESDFDKFAGSKSITYENCLTVNFDGKEKHNVVQTVVEKDTVKKLSRNELLLAESKAKSSNKQNVAARHNNQASKIPTLKSMREDDAYNKNYQSKVQIAYQSALTAKRNLECPISMIEDKPVKVVFMDTEYTPTPLNVQGQELSPCKDHKADTEVHSASESLDSEILASTQDPKPTDEKSKTKHQRKQVLTPVEQEPEIQLIEPSDLGIKVSPTKKRKIEEKSAKYTKNLVPKKSYLLNRIDEHKSKSDQPKTEAFTGHNMSTALDSLVKAAELIENQSESNDTSVVSQTTETPQNTPVKRGRGRPRKYPLPEPGSDTSKTPSPQKKPRLIDAKPAKTYTDSDESSDGEIVKENWTMGKINENIVCPICSKLFRSEDVLFKHVKHCTGPSPNRSDSDKRSPRRLRNSQELERKLRDSSKSDIEDNDTEGENDNEDENIENHDKASKPSSDIEDVVVIEDTPVKPKPSDEKTNHPETKKLVRNPKHLPNTNLVCELCGKTFRQLSYLVNHKLQHKNEDMKKTKKLASNTTNKSVFSCEVCRKEFRKLHHLVQHRIIHNPSSMASRSLRKTSSEVHESKHSKTQSDDASAGFRCEPCDKSFRKLHHLVEHRETHDGINKKGNTSTSQATTETSKSVLAHHCDICKKVFKKLQDLLEHKEQHYETSSEKSDDKSVKSSLSTKDIIHECSLCYMVFPNEHSLTKHTVICLRKKKQSAAKQAAKQAKIDAGEETPDAENDKSEEDVSQDIQPTEDIHATDDSEAPNETTAPDVVKEMEDQGEQQLKDIADKDMKEQIEDTKQNLDVKPSNDVMPKKRHSNATNEQTKIDDDEILTKIKKVEVKERVKIVETPTPKKKANKDKVTPTQTKKHKSDNTSLPIIDNVKVIKPMESSDEDEIRYMLNPNFMEEENIESKMFMKIRALKRSSLQIERPNSKDLVNRRISLQHPPKMPRLKAKPVESKPRPDRSIEGRSKVLADKKLTPITELATDSDDSDVKYSFPEQETTTVERKVKRQSPAAKRKSLVGLAKRKSLGKMVTPKVKPKKRTSEVEHRCDCGKLFSSAALLSRHTTLDHTPPRIRRRRSPPPDARAKHVSTKPTSTKPTNTKPNTKPSYTKPINKKPKPDVTNSNKTYGVATRKSSVSNETKQSDTGKSVKSDSLKSLRSAKSVPVTKKLEKKK; from the exons ATGGATAGACTAAATCAGTTACGCGGGGAAGCCGGGGACTCGACGCTGGACACGTCGTCCCCGCCGAGCGAGGCGTTCATGTCCGCCAACGAGAGCTCGTCCAAGTACTTCTCGCTCTCCGACGTCGACTCGACGTTCAGCGTGTCCCCCTCGAAGGAAGCGCCGGCGGGCCCCGCCGACGCCGAGCGAACTTTAACTGAGGAAACTGGTATCGTTCCTCGTAACTTGTCACCTATTCCTAAGACGGACAATGATACCTTTAAAATTGGTAAACACATCGAAGCTGCTAACATTCTCTCCGGCGGTGTCAACATTTTCGATGACAATGAAAACTCTTACGATGGCGATGAACTCGTCATTGACGACAATGTGGTTTTGGAGGATGAGAAGGTCGAGTTGAAATTGAGCGAGGGTGCTGCAGTCCCATCGGAAAAGGACGTCACAGAGGATACGTTGACGGAGGGTTCGGACGAGGTCGAGCCCATTCCGAGCAAGGACACGGAGGTGGTGCTTCAGATTGACGGCAAGAACGTGGATGCAATAGATATTGGTAACGGCTTGTATTTGTACAGAAAATCGGGTGAGAAGGAACTCTCTGCTGTTCAGATCATTGATGATGACCAGCAGCAGCCGAGCTTCAAGTTTCTGAAAGTGAG AGAGAATATAGAGGGAAATTTAGAGGTGTATGAGGAAATACAAATCGAAATCCCGAAAGAAGTG TCTCCTAAAGACGGTGATGGATCAAGCGAGAAAATAACTAATGTGCCACTCAAGgacttaaacaaaataataaatgaaccTTGCGATAAAATTATTGACAAAATAAACAAGACACCACCAATGACATATCATTCAACTCCAAATAAAGAGGGCATTCCTCTTACGAAGACTATGGTTGATCAACATTTGCATCCCAACAGACATTCAGATTATATAAAGAAAACTATCGAAGTACATACAGCTAAAACTAAAGAATTCAACGAAAATGCTAAGACACAAGAACTTGAGTCATTTGTTGAAACAGAAGATAGTCAAATAACTATGGTAGAACAAACAGTGAATGAAGATGTAAAAGGAAATGACAAAACTGGAACCAAGCCCACAGAAAATCTATCAGTAACCTTAAGTAATGAAACGGTAAGTGATGGCAAACTTGATGAAGGTCAGTCGCAGTCAAATAAAAAAGATGATGGGACACTATTAACTGACCCTATTATTGACCAAGCATCCACTGAAAAATCAAAGTTATCTTCTACATCCATAGAAAAAGCAAATACTGAGATTGCGATAGAAAATAAAAGTTTACAGGAAATTAAAAAAGATGATGTGGTAGAAAGTAGTGACTTACAAAGCAAGTCAATCATGGACCCAAATACAAACACCATTGCTGATGAAGGGATTAAGAGCGATAAGATTAGTGAAAGTGGTAAAGATaacatagataataatattagcttAATAAAGAGAAATAATGATACAAAGAATGAATCTGATAACATAGAAAAAGCAttagataaaaatgaaaaaggtGATGATAAAGTTCATGATCTTGTTTCAACACATGCTAGTAAGAATAGTATAGAGTCTCaaattgaaaatgttatttGTAATAAAGATATGAAAGGGAAACTCCAACACAATTCCGTTAAGAGTGAAGCAAAGCAGGGTCCATTAAGTTTAACTCTTACAAAAAAAGATACTGTTGAATCCCAGAAAGTATCTAAAGATGTTGTCGAATCTTCCAAAGTACCAAGTAAAGAcacaaatataaaaacaatattgcCTAAACAGGTTGATGCAAAAAAAGAAATCCCAAAACCAAAAGTCATAGCAAACCCAAATACTTGTAATAGTGCAGTTCCTTTTGGTAAATGGACCGAAGCTAATAgacaagaatttttaaataaaataaaagaaactaagATACCTTCAACCAACTCCAACACAAACCAAATTAAGCAGACCAATGATTTAAATAGACGAGACGTGCTAAAGAAATTTGATAGTCAAAGACAATCCACTGCGTCTCTGCCTACAAAAAATCCTGATTTTGGCTCTGTGCCTAAGTTTAGTAGTAAAATGGAAACCGCTGCATTTGTTAATAAATCTGCTGCCATTCAGCAACCAAATACTGCTAAACCCGTGATTGCTCCTTTGAAAACACAAGCTGCACCTGCAAATattaaaatagatattaaaaaagCTACTAAAGAGGAACCATTAAATTCGgaagaacaaataataaatagtcaAGAGTTAATCGACAAAACTGTTGAAGGTATTATTACCAGAGCATTAAAGATGAAAACTACCACACCGATTCACATGAAACAACAAATGACAATTCATACagttgaaaatccaaaaaatgcAATGCCATTGCCTGGTTCTCTAGACTATATTGAGATGAAAATGAACGAGTTACACGGATTTTCGTTTACGGAAAAACCAGCTCAAGAGCTTTCTGAAATTGCTAACCATAAGACCAAACAATTGAATAAGTTTGAAGACAATATTAATAACACTAGCAAACTACCTAACCTAGTTCCGTTCAAAGCCACAGAGCAACAAACGATTGTGAAAGAACCCGTGCGGGATGATACTTCGGATGAGGAAATAATAGAACATGAACCTATTACAGGCGACGTTGACGTCAGTAAACAgaatttaatttctttattatCTTGCAAAGAAAAATTTACGGAACCTAAAAAGGACGTAATAATCACAGAATCAGATTTCGATAAATTTGCCGGAAGTAAATCAATAACTTACGAAAACTGTTTAACTGTTAATTTTGATGGTAAAGAGAAACATAACGTTGTACAAACGGTCGTTGAAAAAGATACTGTTAAGAAGTTATCTCGAAATGAATTATTGCTTGCTGAATCGAAGGCGAAATCTTCCAATAAGCAAAACGTTGCGGCTCGGCACAATAATCAAGCAAGCAAAATACCTACACTAAAATCAATGCGCGAGGATGACgcgtataataaaaattatcagtCTAAAGTGCAAATAGCATATCAATCTGCGCTGACAGCCAAACGCAACTTGGAATGTCCCATTTCGATGATCGAAGACAAGCCTGTGAAAGTCGTATTTATGGACACGGAGTATACTCCAACACCGCTCAATGTGCAAGGCCAAGAGTTATCGCCATGTAAGGATCATAAAGCTGATACTGAAGTACATAGTGCTTCAGAGTCATTGGATTCAGAAATTCTAGCATCTACCCAAGATCCTAAACCTACGGATGAAAAGTCTAAGACCAAACATCAAAGAAAACAGGTTCTTACACCAGTCGAACAAGAACCTGAAATCCAGTTGATTGAACCATCTGATCTTGGAATAAAAGTTTCACCCACAAAAAAACGTAAAATAGAGGAAAAATCTGCTAAATACACAAAAAATCTTGTGCCAAAGAAATCGTACTTACTGAATCGAATTGACGAACATAAGTCAAAATCAGATCAGCCCAAAACTGAAGCTTTTACAGGACATAATATGAGCACAGCGTTAGACAGTTTAGTTAAAGCTGCGGAATTGATTGAAAATCAATCTGAGAGTAATGATACAAGTGTAGTAAGTCAGACTACCGAAACTCCTCAGAACACCCCTGTGAAAAGAGGTCGAGGTCGGCCAAGGAAATATCCTTTACCTGAACCGGGATCTGACACCAGTAAAACTCCTAGCCCGCAAAAGAAACCACGGTTAATCGATGCAAAACCCGCGAAAACATACACCGATTCAGATGAAAGCAGTGACGGAGAAATCGTTAAAGAAAATTGGACAATGGGCAAAATTAATGAAAACATTGTATGCCCCATTTGCAGTAAACTGTTTAGATCGGAAGATGTTCTATTTAAACACGTGAAACATTGTACTGGCCCTTCACCGAACCGATCTGATTCAGATAAAAGAAGTCCAAGAAGACTGAGAAACTCTCAGGAGTTGGAAAGAAAACTACGTGACAGCAGCAAATCTGATATAGAAGATAATGATACAGAGGGGGAAAACGATAACGAGGATGAAAACATAGAAAATCATGATAAAGCATCAAAACCTAGTAGCGATATTGAAGATGTCGTCGTCATTGAAGACACGCCGGTTAAACCAAAACCTTCTGATGAAAAAACAAATCACCCAGAAACAAAAAAACTTGTGCGCAATCCTAAACATCTACCCAATACGAATCTTGTTTGTGAATTATGTGGGAAAACCTTTAGGCAATTGTCGTATTTGGTTAACCACAAACTGCAACACAAAAACGAAGATATGAAAAAGACCAAAAAGCTTGCAAGTAACACTACAAATAAGTCAGTTTTCAGCTGTGAAGTTTGTAGAAAAGAATTTAGAAAGTTGCACCATTTAGTGCAACATCGAATTATTCATAATCCAAGCTCCATGGCTTCCAGGTCGCTCAGGAAGACTTCGTCTGAAGTACACGAGAGCAAACATTCAAAAACGCAAAGTGATGACGCTAGTGCTGGCTTTCGATGCGAACCGTGTGACAAATCATTCCGAAAACTACATCATCTCGTTGAACACAGAGAAACTCACGACGGTATCAATAAAAAAGGTAATACGAGCACTTCGCAAGCCACGACCGAAACTTCCAAGTCAGTTCTGGCGCATCATTGCGACATATGCAAAAAGGTCTTTAAAAAGTTACAAGATCTATTGGAACATAAAGAACAACATTACGAGACTAGTTCTGAAAAGTCGGACGATAAAAGTGTGAAAAGTTCGTTGTCAACGAAGGACATAATACATGAATGTTCCCTGTGTTACATGGTCTTTCCCAATGAGCATTCCTTGACTAAGCATACAGTGATTTGTTTAAGAAAGAAAAAGCAATCTGCGGCAAAACAGGCCGCCAAGCAAGCCAAAATCGATGCAGGCGAGGAAACACCTGATGCGGAAAACGATAAATCTGAAGAAGACGTGTCACAAGATATTCAACCTACGGAAGATATCCATGCAACTGATGACTCTGAAGCACCTAACGAAACAACAGCACCTGACGTGGTCAAGGAGATGGAGGATCAAGGAGAACAACAACTTAAAGATATAGCTGATAAAGATATGAAAGAACAAATAGAAGATACAAAACAAAACTTAGATGTAAAACCAAGCAATGATGTTATGCCCAAAAAGAGACACAGCAATGCAACAAATGAGCAAACAAAGATCGATGACGATGAGAtattaactaaaattaaaaaagtagaaGTCAAAGAACGGGTAAAAATCGTAGAAACACCAACGCCGAAAAAGAAGGCAAACAAGGACAAAGTAACCCCAACACAGACAAAAAAGCACAAATCAGACAATACTTCTTTACCCATCATTGACAATGTTAAAGTAATTAAGCCTATGGAATCGAGCGATGAGGATGAGATAAGATACATGCTGAATCCAAACTTTATGGAAGAAGAAAATATTGAAAGCAAAATGTTCATGAAAATTAGGGCCTTAAAACGCAGTTCATTGCAAATTGAACGACCTAACTCCAAAGATTTGGTGAATAGGAGGATTTCGCTTCAACATCCGCCAAAAATGCCACGTTTGAAGGCTAAACCTGTAGAGAGCAAACCAAGACCAGATCGGTCGATCGAAGGGCGATCCAAAGTTTTGGCTGACAAGAAGTTAACCCCCATAACAGAACTGGCCACAGACTCGGATGATAGTGATGTGAAATATTCTTTCCCAGAACAAGAAACTACAACTGTAGAGAGGAAAGTTAAAAGGCAGTCACCAGCCGCGAAACGAAAATCACTCGTCGGCTTAGCGAAGAGGAAATCTCTCGGGAAAATGGTCACGCCTAAAGTAAAACCAAAAAAAC GCACATCAGAAGTGGAGCATAGATGCGACTGTGGGAAGCTGTTCAGCAGCGCGGCGCTGCTGTCCCGGCACACCACGCTGGACCACACGCCGCCCAGGATACGGCGACGCCGCTCTCCCCCGCCCGACGCCCGCGCCAAACACGTCAGCACCAAACCCACTAGCACCAAACCCACTAACACCAAACCTAACACTAAACCCTCTTACACTAAACCAATAAACAAGAAACCCAAACCAGATGTTACCAACTCGAATAAAACCTACGGCGTAGCGACCAGAAAATCTAGTGTAAGCAATGAAACGAAACAATCTGATACCGGTAAGTCAGTTAAGAGTGATAGTCTTAAGTCGTTGAGAAGTGCTAAATCTGTGCCCGTGACGAAAAAACTTGAAAAgaaaaagtaa